TCCGCACTGCAGCCGCGGGGAGCGCCGCGCCATCGAGAAGCTCGCTGTGGAAGGTAGGGGTCGGGCCGGCCGGGCGCCCCTCCCCGTCCCCATTCCACGACCCCGTCCGAGTTTACCAGTCACCCGAGCCACCACCGCAGCCGTACGCTCTTATCTGCGTGCGGGTCCGGTTTCCCGGAGGGCGGGTCCGTACCGCACCTACGCGGCCTGGGTCACCGCATCGGATGGCCGCCGGGTCCTTGTGGACTTTTCCCTAGAAGCTGGGCGGGCGTAGGGGTTGGGGGCTGCGCCACGATGGGGGGTGCGGGGCACGGCCGACCGCGAGTCCTGAGCGCGCCCCCCGCAGCCCTATCCAGCCTGGACGGCGACCTAGCCGGCAGGTACTACGCTCTCAAGAGCATGACCGAGGCGGAGCAGCAGCAGCTTATCGACGACCACTTCCTCTTCGACAAGCCCGTGTCGCCCCTGCTGCTGGCCTCGGGCATGGCCCGCGATTGGCCCGATGCCCGGGGCATCTGGTgggtgcccctccctctcccctccccctgaggccgaggaagaagaggggaggggCCGGTTCCTGGGACAGGATTGGTACCCCTCCAACTCCGGGCAGGTGACCTTGCGGTGGGGCTTTGGCGGGTGGAGGCCGCTCTCGCGGGATGGTGGCTCCTCTCCCGTCCTGGGAGCTGGAGCTTCTTGTTTGCGCTTTCTCACGTGCTTCCCATGGGGACTCTGCTTGGTGCCGATGACGCAGATGCTtccttggggtggggtggggtgtaggTAGCCTCCTGTCCCTGTTGCCTGTGAGGGAGTGAGGGAGACACTCTCCTAGTTGCCCCTGATCCTTCCCTCCTTGGTGgggacccctcccctcccccacaccggGCCACACTGCACAGGACTGGGAGGCTGGGGCACAGCTCAGGGCACTGCCTACTCCGGTGTCCAGGTCTCCTTGTCCTGCCCTCATTGTGCCTGGGGACCCTCTGGAGTTTTTTCCCCTAGATGTGCCCTGAGACCACATTTCAGGGAGAAGGCTTGACTGTGCCCCTTCCCCAGGCACAATGACAATAAGACCTTCCTGGTGTGGATCAATGAGGAGGACCACCTACGGGTCATCTCTATGCAGAAGGGGGGCAACATGAAGGAGGTGTTCACCCGCTTCTGCAATGGCCTCACCCAGGTCAGGCCCTGGTCACCCCCAACCTGGGCTGGCAGGGTTGGGCTTGGTGCCAGGGGTGGGACAGGGCGAGGCCCCAGAACTCAGGGATATGGGTGCCTGTCATTCCCTCCCAGGGAGCCCAGGTCTGTCACCACAGGGCCCTGCCAGGGGGCTCCCAGGCCCCAGCTGGCCCCTTGGGAGAGGGGCACTCATTCAGGCCTCCCCCTCATACCTTCACCTCCAGATTGAAACACTCTTCAAGTCTAAGAACTACGAGTTCATGTGGAACCCTCACCTGGGCTACATCCTCACCTGCCCATCCAACCTAGGCACAGGGCTGAGGGCGGGTGTGCACATCAAGCTGCCCCACCTGGGCAAGCACGAGAAGTTCCCGGAGGCACTCAAGCGGCTGCGACTTCAGAAGCGAGGCACAGGTGAGTTGAGTGGGGGCAGCAGGTAGTCTTCTCCCCCTGGggcagcccctgcccagcccttTCTGACCTGGCTGTCTCCCCAGGCGGTGTGGACACAGCTGCCGTGGGCGGGGTCTTCGACATCTCCAATGCAGACCGCTTGGGCTTCTCGGAGGTGGAACTGGTGCAGATGGTGGTGGACGGTGTGAAGCTGCTCATTGAGATGGAGCAGCGGCTGGAACAGGGTCAGGGCATTGATGACCTCATGCCTGCTCAGAAGTGAAGACCTGGCCCACACTCGGCCACACCACCAGCCCTAATGCTTCCTAACTTATTGCCTGGGCGATGCCCACCATGCACCCCTGATGTCTGCTGCCTGGCAGCTGAGCCCTTAGCCTCGCTGTAGAGACTTCTGTCACCCTTggtagagtttatttttgtgatgGCTAAGATATTGCTGATGCTGAAATAAACTAGGGTTTTAGCCTGCCCTGAGTGAGTGGTGTTTCCCCTTTCCAGGACAGCCTTGGGGCCCACCAGCCAGGCTATGGGGAACCTGAGTCCTGGGTATGCCATGACTGCTTCACTTTCTGTAAGACAGGACAGTGGTCCGGAGGCAGTCCCCCTGCTGTGCCCACCCAGTCCTAGCCCTTTGCCATCCTGTCTGT
This is a stretch of genomic DNA from Manis javanica isolate MJ-LG chromosome 8, MJ_LKY, whole genome shotgun sequence. It encodes these proteins:
- the CKB gene encoding creatine kinase B-type, which produces MPFSNSHNALKLRFPAEDEFPDLSGHNNHMAKVLTPELYAELRAKSTPSGFTVDDAIQTGVDNPGHPYILTVGCVAGDEDSYDVFKELFDPIIEDRHGGYKPCDEHKTDLNPDNLQGGDDLDPNYVLSSRVRTGRSIRGFCLPPHCSRGERRAIEKLAVEALSSLDGDLAGRYYALKSMTEAEQQQLIDDHFLFDKPVSPLLLASGMARDWPDARGIWHNDNKTFLVWINEEDHLRVISMQKGGNMKEVFTRFCNGLTQIETLFKSKNYEFMWNPHLGYILTCPSNLGTGLRAGVHIKLPHLGKHEKFPEALKRLRLQKRGTGGVDTAAVGGVFDISNADRLGFSEVELVQMVVDGVKLLIEMEQRLEQGQGIDDLMPAQK